A genomic window from Pyxicephalus adspersus chromosome 2, UCB_Pads_2.0, whole genome shotgun sequence includes:
- the DNAAF4 gene encoding dynein axonemal assembly factor 4, with the protein MPITVKDFSWQQTEKEVFISVPLKGGKACSNNVLCTEDYIKVNFPPFLFELFPFALIDVDKSSAKIGNGVILFTLSKQEPCIWDTLSAANMEKEAMQKVREKAVATVQKKAKEDAEAKAMRKRENEKYSLEVMMKIDEEQRKRLETIKEEERRKASEELERFKEQQRIEEEQRRIQKEQQRKEEVKRKNAVNRSTYANIQKPQLQTEKHCIEKVLPPTRKSGSIKINFTPRVFPTALRESRLAEEEEWLQKQAAARRAINTDNLEIQDLKEEEKNPEWLKDKANKLFAAGEYLAAVDALNLAIRLNDKIPGLYLNRSACHLKLRNLHKTIEDASKVYLEKTLCVILFVYVLYTAGRLCTLVRA; encoded by the exons ATGCCGATTACAGTGAAGGATTTCAGCTGGCAGCAGACGGAAAAGGAAGTTTTTATATCGGTGCCATTAAAGGGGGGCAAGGCGTGCTCGAATAATGTGCTGTGCACCGAGGACTACATCAAG GTGAATTTTCCTCCATTCTTATTTGAATTATTTCCATTTGCACTTATTGATGTGGACAAAAGTAGTGCAAAGATTGGCAATGGAGTCATCCTCTTCACCCTATCTAAGCAGGAGCCATGTATTTGGGACACCCTGTCTGCTGCTAATA tgGAAAAAGAAGCAATGCAAAAAGTCAGAGAGAAAGCTGTTGCTACAGTGCAGAAAAAAGCTAAGGAAGACGCAGAGGCAAAAGCTATGAGGAAGAGAGAGAATGAGAAGTACTCTCTGGAGGTCATGATGAAG ATTGATGAAGAACAAAGAAAACGACTAGAAACTATTAAAGAAGAGGAAAGGCGGAAGGCAAGTGAAGAGCTGGAGAGATTCAAGGAGCAGCAGAGAATAGAAGAAGAGCAGAGGAGAATCCAGAAAGAGCAACAGAGGAAAGAGGAAGTGAAGAGGAAAAATGCAGTTAACAGATCCACATATGCTAATATTCAGAAACCCCAGCTACAAA ctGAAAAACATTGCATTGAAAAAGTTTTACCCCCTACCAGGAAAAGtggcagtataaaaataaatttcaccCCTCGTGTTTTTCCCACGGCTCTCAGGGAATCTCGTCTAGCTGAAGAGGAAGAG TGGTTGCAGAAGCAGGCGGCAGCCCGCAGAGCCATTAACACTGACAACCTTGAGATTCAAGacttaaaagaagaagaaaaaaaccctGAATGGTTGAAGGACAAAGCTAA TAAACTGTTTGCTGCTGGTGAATATCTTGCTGCTGTGGATGCTTTAAACCTGGCAATACGATTAAATGACAAGATCCCAGGACTTTACCTTAATCGATCGGCCTGCCATCTTAAATTACGGAACCTTCATAAAACCATTGAGGATGCCTCCAAGGTATACCTAGAGAAGACACTCTGTGTAAttctttttgtgtatgttttgtacACAGCAGGGAGATTGTGTACACTAGTAAGAGCTTAA